In one window of Methanolobus mangrovi DNA:
- a CDS encoding 2-oxoacid:acceptor oxidoreductase family protein — protein sequence MLKLRFHGRGGQGAKVASRITGTAAFLEGCHVQDFPLYGAERRGAPISAFTRISRGTIMERGVIPNPDITIVMDQTLLSDPQAEPLAGLKKNGVVFINTPDSPAQVKDEYNIDAQVVTLDITNIGLDMLGSPIISTLAGAVASRIVGIGEESLKNAVEKELSKIITDQKLIAKNIEAAIYCFRTLELLKIKTIQTTQRQDSVIRMPFEPAKISTPSINTTASSLLKRTGNWRLFKPFWDHDVCTKCMICVTRCPEGCISLNEQGFPVADYEHCKGCMICAEECPKKGIKAVRESGSDSVEVMGT from the coding sequence ATGCTCAAATTAAGATTTCACGGGAGGGGCGGCCAGGGAGCGAAGGTTGCCAGTCGGATAACCGGAACAGCAGCATTTCTGGAAGGTTGCCATGTTCAGGATTTTCCTTTGTATGGAGCCGAAAGGAGAGGAGCACCGATAAGTGCCTTCACACGGATATCCAGAGGAACTATCATGGAGAGAGGGGTGATACCGAACCCGGATATCACAATAGTCATGGACCAAACACTCTTATCTGATCCTCAGGCAGAGCCTCTCGCCGGACTAAAAAAAAATGGTGTAGTATTCATCAACACTCCTGATAGTCCTGCACAAGTAAAGGATGAGTATAATATTGATGCCCAGGTCGTAACCCTGGATATCACAAATATAGGGCTTGATATGCTGGGGAGTCCTATCATCAGCACTCTTGCAGGTGCAGTTGCTTCCAGAATTGTTGGGATTGGAGAGGAGTCTCTAAAGAATGCTGTGGAAAAGGAGCTATCCAAGATCATAACAGATCAGAAGCTAATAGCGAAGAATATAGAGGCTGCAATTTATTGTTTCAGGACACTGGAACTGCTCAAAATAAAAACAATTCAAACTACCCAAAGGCAGGATTCTGTTATCAGAATGCCCTTTGAACCTGCAAAGATCTCCACACCTTCTATAAATACAACCGCCAGTAGTCTTTTAAAGCGAACCGGAAACTGGAGACTATTCAAACCTTTCTGGGATCACGATGTCTGTACTAAGTGCATGATTTGTGTTACAAGGTGCCCCGAGGGTTGTATTTCGTTGAATGAACAGGGATTTCCAGTGGCGGATTATGAGCACTGCAAAGGCTGTATGATCTGTGCGGAGGAATGTCCTAAAAAAGGTATAAAGGCTGTCAGAGAGTCCGGTTCCGATTCAGTGGAGGTGATGGGAACATGA
- a CDS encoding metal-sulfur cluster assembly factor encodes MVTEEEVMDVLRECYDPEIPINIVDLGFVRGIDIEGDTVHIKLTLTTPGCPMHRTICDDVRNKVLGIKGVKDVEVEFVFDSPWTPEEMSEKAKKQMGFDDK; translated from the coding sequence ATGGTCACAGAAGAAGAAGTAATGGATGTCCTGCGGGAATGTTACGACCCCGAGATACCCATCAACATAGTCGATTTGGGTTTTGTCAGGGGGATAGATATAGAAGGGGACACTGTGCACATCAAACTCACCCTGACAACTCCAGGCTGTCCGATGCACAGGACAATATGTGATGATGTCAGGAATAAGGTTCTGGGTATAAAGGGTGTAAAGGATGTTGAAGTAGAGTTCGTATTCGATTCCCCGTGGACCCCGGAAGAGATGTCAGAGAAAGCAAAAAAGCAAATGGGTTTTGACGATAAGTGA
- a CDS encoding acetate--CoA ligase family protein, producing MAEVEKIISNALNEGRQNLLGTEARELISTWEIPVPRSIQIKGVEDLKLKAGMISPPFVLKVISRDIMHKTEVGGVITGLRDENDVKNAFIRMKKDIEVNVPQARIEGFLLEEFIPGGVEVIIGGMKDPQFGPVVMFGIGGILVELMKDVSFRLAPLNQREAIEMMGEIKGYSFLTGYRGSKPVDIEQLASTIMKLSDIISNVKEIKEIEINPLFAYEGGVIAVDTRVVLEKGSEKTNEI from the coding sequence ATGGCAGAGGTAGAAAAAATCATTAGCAATGCCTTGAACGAGGGCAGGCAGAATTTACTCGGGACAGAAGCCCGGGAGCTTATCTCCACATGGGAAATACCAGTTCCCAGGTCTATCCAGATAAAAGGGGTGGAAGACCTGAAGCTCAAAGCAGGGATGATCAGCCCTCCATTCGTTCTCAAGGTGATATCCAGGGATATCATGCATAAAACAGAGGTGGGGGGAGTAATTACAGGTCTAAGGGATGAAAATGATGTCAAAAATGCCTTCATACGTATGAAAAAAGATATTGAGGTAAATGTCCCGCAAGCAAGAATTGAAGGATTCCTTTTAGAGGAATTTATTCCAGGGGGAGTGGAAGTGATCATAGGGGGGATGAAGGACCCACAATTTGGTCCTGTGGTTATGTTCGGAATAGGGGGCATTCTGGTGGAATTGATGAAGGATGTGAGTTTCAGGCTTGCACCCCTGAATCAAAGGGAAGCCATCGAGATGATGGGAGAAATCAAAGGCTACTCCTTTCTGACAGGATACAGGGGTTCAAAACCGGTTGATATAGAGCAGCTGGCGTCCACTATTATGAAACTTTCCGATATCATCTCTAATGTAAAAGAGATCAAAGAAATTGAAATAAATCCACTTTTTGCTTACGAAGGCGGGGTGATAGCAGTGGATACCAGAGTGGTATTGGAAAAAGGCTCTGAAAAAACGAATGAGATCTAA
- a CDS encoding PGF-CTERM sorting domain-containing protein has translation MITLAGVVVTSATPDALGAFNQTYSVNGTALDSCVTCHTEDALTPYGMDVLASGLNFTSIEDSDSDSDGFTNMEEIAALTSPGDANDYPETVADAEVQETVEETTSETTSDNQSPGFGIILAIAGIVSVVYLKRQG, from the coding sequence GTGATAACGTTAGCAGGAGTGGTTGTCACATCAGCAACACCCGACGCCCTCGGCGCCTTCAATCAAACCTATAGTGTGAATGGCACAGCACTGGATTCATGTGTCACATGTCACACGGAAGACGCTCTGACACCTTATGGCATGGATGTTTTGGCAAGTGGACTGAATTTCACATCAATAGAAGATAGCGATTCAGATAGCGATGGGTTTACAAATATGGAAGAAATCGCTGCCCTGACATCACCAGGAGATGCAAACGACTATCCTGAAACAGTAGCTGATGCAGAGGTACAGGAAACCGTGGAAGAAACCACCAGTGAAACAACATCTGATAATCAATCTCCGGGATTTGGAATAATCCTTGCGATTGCTGGAATAGTATCAGTGGTATATCTGAAACGCCAAGGATAA
- a CDS encoding thiamine pyrophosphate-dependent enzyme — MSTEPIKSIKDLPLDENLFPGTPACAGCGGLLTLRHCLKMLGDKVVIVNAAGCFTLLSIYPFTPFKSSWLYTAMACAPAGAQGVRDALDILIEKGKLNPGDDLKVLVLTGDGAAYDMGLSSTSGAIYRNLDFYYICYDNEAYGNTGFQQSGATPFASRTKTTPIGKDFPKKDLFEIWNSHKPPYLATISPAYPVDLANKFKKAEQYKGPKLFISLTPCPPGWSTDPSHTFKLAKLAVDTGIWALKESVSGEVKHTFVPGKFKPVEEYLKEQGRFSHLFKPERKEETLGKIQEMVNEYWKQYGVLL; from the coding sequence ATGAGCACGGAACCTATCAAATCTATAAAGGACCTTCCTCTTGACGAGAACCTGTTCCCCGGAACTCCTGCCTGTGCAGGTTGCGGAGGTCTTCTTACCCTGAGACATTGTTTGAAGATGCTTGGGGATAAAGTTGTTATTGTCAATGCTGCAGGATGCTTTACCCTACTTTCTATCTATCCATTTACCCCATTTAAGAGTTCGTGGCTCTACACGGCAATGGCATGTGCCCCTGCAGGAGCCCAGGGTGTTAGGGATGCTCTGGATATATTGATCGAAAAGGGCAAATTGAACCCCGGGGATGATTTGAAAGTGCTTGTATTGACCGGTGACGGAGCGGCCTATGATATGGGCCTCTCATCCACATCAGGTGCCATCTATCGTAATCTTGATTTCTACTATATCTGCTATGACAATGAAGCATATGGAAATACCGGATTCCAACAATCCGGTGCTACTCCCTTTGCATCAAGGACTAAAACTACTCCGATAGGAAAGGATTTTCCAAAGAAGGATCTCTTTGAGATATGGAATAGTCATAAACCGCCATATCTTGCCACAATTTCCCCGGCTTATCCTGTGGACCTGGCTAACAAGTTCAAAAAGGCAGAGCAATACAAAGGCCCCAAGCTCTTTATATCCCTCACACCCTGTCCTCCGGGATGGTCTACCGATCCTTCACACACGTTCAAACTTGCAAAACTGGCAGTTGATACCGGGATCTGGGCATTGAAGGAATCTGTTTCCGGTGAGGTAAAACATACGTTCGTTCCTGGAAAATTCAAGCCTGTGGAGGAATACCTGAAAGAACAGGGAAGGTTCTCCCATCTATTTAAACCTGAAAGGAAGGAAGAAACATTGGGGAAGATCCAGGAGATGGTGAATGAATACTGGAAACAATATGGAGTTCTTCTTTGA
- a CDS encoding CbbQ/NirQ/NorQ/GpvN family protein, whose protein sequence is MAIKCALSEELPVDEYLITEEPYYVPVGNEVEIFTAAYKNLLPVNLKGPTGCGKTRFMEYMAWKLQRPLITIACHEDLTATDLVGRFLIKGESVEWSDGPLTKAVKSGAICYLDEVVEARKDTIVVIHPLTDDRRIIPIDKLGVIVKAPKEFMLSVSYNPGYQSIIKDMKQSTRQRFVAIDFDYPPAELEKQIVAHESQLDEKTAGLLVEIGQSIRNFKHHGLEEGVSTRLLIYAGKLIREGIEPKEACRIAMAKPITDNPDLQKSIDEIIAAIME, encoded by the coding sequence ATGGCAATAAAATGCGCTTTATCTGAAGAGCTGCCTGTTGATGAATATCTGATAACGGAAGAGCCTTACTACGTACCTGTGGGCAACGAGGTAGAGATATTCACAGCGGCTTACAAGAACCTTCTGCCAGTAAACCTGAAAGGACCAACCGGTTGTGGAAAAACACGGTTCATGGAGTACATGGCCTGGAAATTACAACGTCCATTGATAACAATTGCCTGCCACGAGGACCTAACTGCAACAGATCTTGTGGGACGCTTTTTGATAAAAGGAGAATCCGTGGAGTGGAGTGACGGACCTCTCACAAAAGCTGTAAAAAGCGGAGCTATCTGCTATCTTGATGAAGTGGTGGAAGCCAGGAAGGACACCATAGTGGTCATACACCCGCTCACCGATGACAGGCGTATAATCCCTATCGACAAGCTAGGGGTAATAGTAAAAGCACCGAAAGAGTTCATGCTCTCAGTTTCATACAACCCCGGTTACCAGAGCATTATCAAGGACATGAAACAGAGCACAAGACAGAGATTTGTTGCAATTGATTTTGATTACCCGCCTGCTGAGCTGGAAAAGCAGATCGTGGCTCACGAAAGCCAGCTCGATGAGAAAACAGCAGGCCTGCTCGTGGAGATTGGCCAGAGCATCAGGAACTTCAAACACCACGGACTTGAGGAAGGAGTAAGTACACGCCTGTTGATCTATGCTGGCAAACTTATCCGTGAGGGGATTGAGCCTAAAGAAGCCTGCAGAATAGCAATGGCAAAACCAATTACTGACAATCCAGATCTGCAGAAAAGCATCGATGAGATAATTGCCGCCATAATGGAGTGA
- a CDS encoding phosphoribosyltransferase: MVFRDRKDAGEKLARKLKKYKDKGVLVLAIPRGGVEVGFEVAEYLHASFSLLVTRKLPFPDNPEAGFGAIAEDGSVFIFREAATWLSQKQIDEIVSEQSEEIRRRLQVLREGRPLSEIAGRTVILVDDGLAMGSTMRASIMLCRKKNAGKIVVAVPVAGSEVAKDIGGMVDEIVVLETPVNFMAVAQVYSNWYDVSDDEVLELMRKSCNK; this comes from the coding sequence ATGGTCTTCAGGGACAGGAAGGATGCAGGTGAAAAACTTGCTCGTAAACTGAAAAAGTATAAAGATAAGGGTGTATTGGTGCTGGCCATACCACGGGGTGGTGTGGAAGTCGGTTTTGAGGTGGCAGAGTATCTACATGCATCCTTTTCACTTCTGGTGACAAGAAAGCTGCCATTTCCCGATAACCCGGAAGCCGGGTTCGGGGCTATTGCTGAAGATGGAAGCGTCTTCATTTTCAGGGAAGCAGCAACGTGGCTGTCTCAGAAGCAGATAGATGAGATCGTAAGTGAACAGTCAGAAGAGATACGCAGGAGGCTGCAGGTTTTAAGAGAGGGCAGACCTTTGTCGGAAATCGCTGGCAGGACGGTCATACTGGTCGATGATGGCCTTGCCATGGGTTCCACTATGCGGGCTTCGATAATGTTATGCAGAAAAAAGAATGCTGGAAAAATAGTGGTTGCTGTACCGGTGGCTGGCAGTGAGGTTGCGAAAGACATCGGTGGGATGGTTGATGAAATCGTGGTGCTGGAAACTCCTGTGAATTTCATGGCTGTTGCTCAGGTTTATAGTAACTGGTATGATGTTTCGGATGATGAGGTACTGGAGCTGATGAGAAAAAGTTGCAATAAATGA
- a CDS encoding acetate--CoA ligase family protein, translating to MNTGNNMEFFFDPKSIAIVGASPKPGKASHVILENLKKIGYNGTIYPINPKYRHIGDLQCYRSLADIGDQIDVAVFVLPASKVIDILKGPVNNVRGAIIISSGFKEAEKGKWLEEELRDIVEKKGIRVIGPNCLGIYDAISRIDTFLVPTERVKRPKKGGLSILTQSGSFAVLIMDEMATEGIGIARIVSYGNKVDVDEADCLSFLSEDEATRYVLLYIESVENGREFVDMASRCTAKKPVIAIKVGKGEAGLHAARSHTGAMGGKYEIYRAAFKKAGIIEVDGYEGLKDACKVLDAYDMVHGKKVLIITDGGGIGVSMADACEELGLEVKRLTDDSRKSLSSRLPAFSATDNPIDLTASATDDSYFAAIEEGFLNGYDIAIVTVLWGPPTLTAGVVDRINEVMNSYNKPVIICSPGGEFTRKMGKLFEEKGMPVFLTPEAAVRAAAVLTGNGTRLN from the coding sequence ATGAATACTGGAAACAATATGGAGTTCTTCTTTGATCCAAAATCCATTGCCATTGTAGGTGCTTCTCCTAAACCTGGAAAAGCATCCCATGTGATTCTGGAGAATCTTAAAAAAATAGGTTATAATGGTACCATCTATCCAATAAATCCTAAATACCGACATATCGGCGACCTCCAATGCTACAGGTCATTAGCTGATATCGGGGATCAAATAGATGTGGCTGTCTTTGTACTTCCAGCATCAAAGGTAATAGATATCCTGAAAGGACCGGTGAATAATGTACGGGGAGCAATCATTATCAGTTCGGGTTTTAAGGAAGCTGAAAAAGGGAAATGGCTGGAAGAAGAGCTAAGAGATATAGTTGAGAAAAAAGGCATCAGGGTAATTGGGCCTAATTGCCTGGGAATATATGATGCCATATCCCGGATAGATACTTTTTTAGTTCCTACGGAGAGGGTGAAGAGACCAAAAAAGGGTGGATTGTCGATACTCACCCAGAGTGGTTCCTTTGCAGTTTTGATCATGGATGAGATGGCAACGGAAGGCATCGGGATTGCAAGAATTGTGAGCTATGGGAACAAGGTTGACGTTGATGAGGCTGATTGTCTGAGTTTTTTATCGGAGGATGAAGCTACCAGATATGTTCTGCTGTATATAGAATCAGTGGAAAATGGAAGGGAGTTTGTGGATATGGCTTCCAGATGCACGGCAAAAAAGCCGGTTATAGCCATAAAGGTAGGCAAAGGAGAGGCAGGACTTCATGCGGCCAGATCCCACACCGGAGCAATGGGCGGGAAGTACGAGATATACAGGGCCGCTTTTAAAAAAGCAGGGATAATAGAAGTGGACGGATATGAAGGATTGAAGGATGCCTGCAAGGTTTTGGATGCCTATGACATGGTGCATGGAAAAAAAGTCCTGATCATAACAGACGGTGGTGGAATCGGGGTGAGCATGGCAGATGCCTGCGAGGAGCTGGGCCTTGAGGTCAAAAGACTTACAGATGATTCAAGAAAAAGCCTGAGTTCCCGTCTTCCAGCGTTCTCTGCGACAGATAATCCCATAGACCTGACCGCCAGTGCTACAGATGATTCTTATTTTGCCGCCATTGAAGAGGGTTTTCTGAATGGATATGATATTGCCATTGTAACAGTTCTATGGGGTCCACCTACGCTCACTGCTGGAGTGGTGGACAGAATAAATGAGGTTATGAATTCGTACAATAAACCCGTGATCATATGCAGTCCGGGTGGTGAGTTCACAAGGAAGATGGGCAAACTCTTTGAGGAAAAGGGAATGCCGGTATTTTTAACGCCGGAGGCTGCTGTAAGGGCTGCAGCTGTTCTGACAGGTAATGGGACCAGATTGAATTGA
- a CDS encoding Glu/Leu/Phe/Val family dehydrogenase translates to MEDIFRFADELGPTKIIHVYEPSVGLKGVLVVDNVAAGPSIGGVRMAPDVSTEECFRLARAMTLKNAVSGLPHGGGKAVIYGDPKMPQENKEKLIRAMASSLREVREYIFGPDMGTNEQCMAVVKDEIGRAVGLPREIGGIPLDEIGATGWGISHAADVALDYCDFDMKGARIVVQGFGAVGKHAARFLSEKGAVLIGVADSRGTAYKLEGFDINKLIHLKENGMSVGDYPGAKVLDPEAVIDIECDIWIPAARPDIIHEDNVHRLNTKLVLEGANIPITHEAEKYLHEKGVLCIPDFIANAGGVICAAMEYRGACEAAAFQAIEEKLRCNTREMLEGVACSGMIPRDVAMEIAVKRVKKAMGHRRWSLFSSAPGFV, encoded by the coding sequence ATGGAAGACATCTTTAGATTTGCAGATGAACTTGGACCGACTAAAATCATTCATGTTTACGAGCCTTCAGTTGGTTTGAAGGGTGTCCTGGTGGTTGATAATGTAGCTGCAGGTCCTTCCATCGGTGGTGTGCGCATGGCACCGGATGTAAGTACCGAAGAATGTTTCAGACTGGCCCGGGCCATGACCCTGAAAAATGCAGTTTCCGGATTGCCCCATGGTGGTGGAAAAGCAGTGATCTATGGCGACCCTAAAATGCCGCAGGAGAACAAAGAGAAACTTATTCGAGCCATGGCATCATCCTTACGAGAGGTACGGGAATATATCTTTGGTCCTGATATGGGTACCAATGAACAGTGTATGGCAGTTGTGAAGGATGAGATTGGAAGGGCAGTAGGGTTACCCCGTGAAATTGGAGGAATCCCCCTGGATGAGATAGGAGCTACTGGCTGGGGGATAAGCCATGCAGCCGATGTTGCACTCGATTACTGTGATTTTGATATGAAAGGGGCAAGGATCGTGGTCCAGGGTTTTGGTGCGGTGGGAAAACATGCAGCCCGCTTCCTCTCTGAAAAAGGGGCTGTGCTGATCGGTGTGGCTGATTCCAGAGGAACAGCTTACAAACTTGAAGGATTTGACATCAATAAATTGATCCATTTAAAGGAAAACGGCATGAGTGTAGGGGATTACCCGGGTGCTAAAGTGCTTGATCCTGAAGCTGTTATAGATATCGAATGCGACATATGGATTCCTGCAGCCAGACCTGATATAATTCATGAGGATAATGTACATCGCCTTAATACCAAACTGGTGCTCGAAGGAGCTAATATTCCCATCACCCATGAAGCAGAAAAATACCTTCATGAAAAAGGAGTTCTATGCATTCCCGATTTTATTGCCAATGCCGGTGGCGTGATCTGTGCAGCCATGGAATACCGGGGAGCATGTGAAGCAGCTGCATTCCAGGCCATAGAAGAGAAGCTCCGGTGCAATACCAGGGAAATGCTGGAGGGAGTGGCTTGCAGTGGGATGATCCCAAGAGATGTTGCAATGGAAATCGCAGTCAAAAGGGTTAAAAAAGCTATGGGGCATAGACGCTGGTCCCTGTTCTCCTCAGCTCCGGGATTCGTATGA
- a CDS encoding OBG GTPase family GTP-binding protein, whose product MGIHEDIQEVEEEIKKTPYNKATSHHIGRLKAKLARLRDEVVKKSASKGGGEGYSVRKSGDATVTLVGFPSVGKSTLLNKLTDAHSEVGAYEFTTLDVIPGVLEHKNATIQILDVPGLVKGAASGRGRGREVISVVRNCDLVVFMLDVFQNYHHGVLTQELYDAGIRLNQKAPDVVIKRQDRGGVTISSTKDLELSDDLIKAILNEYKIHNAHVLIRESIDVDQLIDVIMGNRVYIPAVVVVNKVDMADEYVLKKCKSEYPGATYISADKEKNLEAVKDLIYDALDFIRIYLKPQGGPADMEEPLIVRKGTTVGDVCDHLHRDFRRKFRYSQVWGTSAKHPGQRAGLEHVLDDSDLLTLIIAM is encoded by the coding sequence ATGGGAATACATGAGGATATACAGGAAGTAGAAGAGGAGATCAAGAAGACTCCCTACAATAAGGCAACATCCCACCACATCGGTAGGCTCAAGGCGAAACTAGCACGCCTGCGCGATGAGGTTGTCAAGAAGTCTGCAAGCAAAGGTGGTGGCGAAGGATACTCCGTGAGAAAGTCAGGAGATGCCACAGTCACGCTTGTAGGATTTCCATCTGTGGGAAAATCCACTTTACTTAACAAGCTCACCGATGCTCATTCAGAGGTCGGCGCCTATGAGTTCACAACCCTGGATGTAATTCCCGGAGTGCTTGAACATAAAAATGCAACTATACAGATACTTGACGTACCCGGGCTGGTCAAAGGTGCGGCCAGTGGAAGAGGGCGTGGACGAGAAGTTATCTCGGTTGTCAGGAATTGTGACCTTGTGGTCTTTATGCTGGATGTGTTCCAGAATTATCACCACGGAGTCCTTACACAGGAACTTTACGATGCAGGCATACGCCTGAATCAGAAGGCACCTGATGTCGTTATCAAAAGACAGGACCGTGGTGGCGTCACAATTAGCAGTACCAAGGACCTTGAACTTTCAGATGATCTTATCAAGGCGATACTTAATGAATATAAGATACACAATGCTCATGTGCTCATCAGGGAAAGCATCGATGTTGACCAGTTGATAGATGTCATCATGGGCAACAGGGTGTACATACCTGCCGTTGTCGTTGTTAACAAGGTGGATATGGCAGATGAATATGTGCTGAAGAAATGTAAGTCTGAATACCCTGGAGCTACATATATCTCGGCTGACAAGGAAAAGAACCTTGAGGCTGTCAAGGACCTGATATACGATGCACTGGACTTTATCCGGATTTACCTAAAACCCCAGGGCGGACCCGCTGATATGGAAGAACCACTCATTGTACGCAAAGGAACTACAGTAGGAGATGTATGTGACCACCTGCATCGTGACTTCAGGAGAAAGTTCAGGTATTCGCAGGTATGGGGTACATCCGCAAAGCACCCCGGCCAGAGAGCAGGCCTTGAACACGTACTTGATGACAGCGATCTGTTAACGCTGATCATTGCAATGTGA
- a CDS encoding acyl-CoA synthetase, whose amino-acid sequence MGKETVAFDYGEEISKFNWDIPKDYNFVDVVRELAKDRTKLMAIIEHPDGVVEKATYWEIWDNAMRFGNILKDSGVHKGDRVLVILPRGVDVYVASIGIWAIGGIVVPGTIMLRRADIEYRALDAGIKALITNDPMMADEVDAIKDKVPDMKLFFSRQRVGWKDYRQEMDSASRSLIPEKLTADDLLAINYTSGTTGAPKGVLHTHSLMYCFDKLNRYYWWNTQPSELCWATTEPGWAKWYWAPFGTILNAGATNFHYSGRFEPEKWFELLDKWRISRACMTATELRAMAAIDDAGERYDLTDLKVILTAGEPCTPGIIRFFDEKFGISVREGYGQTETCVIACNLPGMKIKPGSMGRFTPGVKGAIVNPDTGEQVPVNSRGMIAVVKDHPMLFKGYHNQTEKTAECFVGNWYLTGDLAMMDEAGYIWFDSRADDVCISSGYRIGPFEVESAVDSHEAVLESAMIPSPDLLRGEVVKVLVVLKEGYGQSEKLASDIQQYVKEMTAPYKYPREIDFVSELPKTISGKIKRKELRIMEFEKKRDVIEKLREKGLWERPEEAKTKLGFSDK is encoded by the coding sequence ATGGGGAAAGAAACAGTTGCATTCGATTACGGAGAGGAGATTAGTAAGTTCAATTGGGACATCCCGAAGGACTACAATTTTGTTGATGTTGTCCGGGAATTGGCAAAGGATAGGACAAAGTTGATGGCAATTATTGAGCATCCTGATGGGGTGGTTGAGAAAGCCACATACTGGGAAATATGGGACAATGCCATGAGGTTTGGAAATATCCTGAAGGATTCAGGTGTCCATAAAGGTGATAGGGTTTTGGTAATACTTCCCAGGGGAGTGGATGTGTATGTTGCAAGCATCGGTATATGGGCAATAGGCGGCATTGTAGTTCCCGGTACGATAATGCTCAGGAGGGCAGATATAGAATATAGGGCCCTGGATGCCGGGATCAAAGCGTTGATCACAAACGACCCAATGATGGCTGATGAAGTGGACGCGATAAAGGATAAAGTCCCGGATATGAAGCTTTTCTTTTCACGTCAGAGAGTGGGCTGGAAGGATTACAGGCAGGAAATGGACTCTGCATCAAGAAGCCTGATTCCTGAAAAACTTACTGCCGATGACCTTTTAGCTATCAACTACACGTCGGGAACAACAGGTGCTCCCAAGGGCGTATTGCATACTCATTCATTGATGTACTGTTTTGATAAGCTCAACAGATATTACTGGTGGAATACTCAACCGTCTGAACTTTGCTGGGCTACGACAGAGCCGGGATGGGCGAAATGGTATTGGGCTCCATTTGGAACTATTTTAAATGCCGGTGCTACCAACTTCCATTACTCTGGAAGGTTCGAACCTGAAAAATGGTTTGAATTGCTTGATAAATGGAGGATAAGCCGGGCATGTATGACCGCAACAGAACTCAGGGCCATGGCAGCAATTGATGATGCAGGCGAACGATACGATTTAACCGACCTGAAAGTGATTCTAACTGCCGGGGAGCCCTGCACACCCGGAATCATTCGATTCTTCGATGAAAAGTTTGGAATATCTGTAAGGGAAGGATACGGACAAACAGAAACCTGTGTTATTGCCTGCAATTTACCGGGAATGAAGATAAAGCCCGGTTCAATGGGGCGTTTTACACCAGGTGTCAAGGGTGCAATTGTGAATCCCGATACGGGAGAACAAGTACCAGTCAACAGTAGGGGGATGATAGCTGTTGTAAAAGATCATCCCATGCTTTTCAAAGGATATCATAATCAAACGGAAAAAACAGCCGAATGCTTTGTTGGAAACTGGTATTTGACCGGAGACCTTGCAATGATGGATGAAGCCGGATACATATGGTTTGACTCAAGGGCAGATGATGTATGTATAAGCTCAGGATACAGGATTGGTCCGTTTGAGGTTGAAAGTGCGGTTGATTCACATGAAGCTGTTCTTGAATCTGCGATGATCCCAAGTCCTGACCTTTTAAGAGGTGAGGTTGTCAAGGTTCTTGTAGTTTTGAAAGAAGGATATGGACAATCTGAAAAACTTGCAAGTGATATCCAGCAGTATGTCAAAGAGATGACCGCCCCTTATAAGTATCCCCGGGAGATCGATTTTGTCAGTGAACTGCCAAAGACGATTAGTGGTAAGATCAAACGCAAAGAGCTCAGGATTATGGAATTTGAGAAAAAAAGAGACGTAATTGAAAAGCTAAGGGAAAAAGGATTATGGGAGAGGCCGGAGGAGGCTAAGACGAAATTAGGCTTTAGTGACAAGTAA